The Thermoplasmata archaeon genomic sequence CTGGACTCATGCCCCTATAAACTTGATAATTCGTGATCTGGCTTCCACCATCACTCAGTGGGGCCTCCCATGTAAGCACTATTTTTCCAGCTTTTCCTTCAGCAGTGAGATTTCTTACCTTACCTGGTGCACCAATCACACTTGCACTCACAACATCGGATTTTGCACCTTCTCCCACTGCATTCACAGCACTTACAGCATAGTAATAAGTTCCACCTGTTGAGAGCGTGTCTGTGTAGGAGGTTATGTTAGCATTGACTGCAATCAGAGAAAGATTGCCTGGTTCAGTGCCTCTGTAAATTCTGTAGTTTGTGATTGGGAAATAGCCAGTATCTAATGGCATCACCCAGGTAAGAGTAACATTCTTATCCAGAACTGAAGCAGTCAGGAAACGGGGCTGGGAGGGAAGATAGCCAGTAAGCACAGAAATTTCGTTGGAGGCAGGGCTTTCGCCCACTGTGTTATAGGCCCTCACCACATAATAGTATGTTCTACCGAACTGCACAGTCGCATCTACATAAGCAAGGGCACTTACGCTGTCCAGATATGTCTCAGCTCCACTTACAAGCCCACGATAAACCTTGTAGCCAGATATTTGAATTCCGCCTGTATCTGAAGGAGGTTGCCAGGCAATTCTCACCACACTTCCTGCTGCGTCAAAGTACCCAGTTAAATTCTTTGGTGGTGCTGGTGTGGTTGCTGCAGTTGCGTTTGCCTCATTCGATTTGTTTCCTTCTCCAATTGCATTTATTGCTGCAACCTGATAGTAGTATGTTGTGCCAGCTGTTACATTTGTATCTGTGTAAGTTGTGAAGTTACCGATAATTGCAAATGGTGTTTCTGTGCCAGACGCTGTGCTCCTGTAAATCCGATAGTTTGTAATTGCACTGCCACCATCACTTGCCGGCTGTATCCAACTGAGGGTAATTTTTCTATCTCCGATTTCAGCTACTAGATTCCTTGGGGATGACGGAACACCATAGCCATAAACCTCGGCTTCCAACACACCTGTCTTGTTTCCCTCACCAATGTTGTTCAGCGCGCTCAGAGCATAATAGTAAACCTTACCAACGCTCACATTTGTGTCCTTGTATGTAAGCTGGTTTCCGAGTTCTGCATAAAGCAATAGATTTGTAGAAGTGTTACCCCTGTAGAGCCTGTAGCCAATTACGGGTGTGCCTCCATCATCAAGTGGAGGTTCCCAGCCCAGTGTGACATTTTCAAAAGAAGAAACTACTGTAAAGTTACGCGGTACTGAGGGTACGGATGGAGATAATGGCGTGGCACTTGCCTCGTTTGACAATCCACTTTCTCCAATAGTATTCACTGCACTAACAGCATAGTAGTAGGTGGTGCCTACAGTCACAGCGGCATCCGTATAATTGAGTTGATTGCCAACAGTAGTAAGATATGTGAGATTGCCAGAGCTTGTACCTCTGTAAATTTTGTAGCTGGTAATTGGACTTCCTCCATCACTTCCAGGTGTTTCCCATTGCAAAAAGATTTTGCCATGCCCAGCCTTTGCTACAAGATTTCTTGGTGGACTTGGAGCTGTGCCTAGATTCAACACCCAGGTATCGTTGAAAGGTTGGGTCGGGTATGCTCCAGCATCGCCATAAAATACATACACTGATTTCCCATCTGTAGCCAGTGCATGGGCACCTCGTGCTTGCGGAACTTTGCTCAGATTCAGCAATATCCAGGTATTTGCAGAGTATGAGTATGCCCATGTTTCATTGGAGTAGGGGCTCCCACTCACACCACATGCACCACCAAACAAAATAATTTTTTGATGAACGCTAACATACGACATCTTTGCTACCCATCTTCCTGATGGTGCTATGGAGGTTGGCAGTTTGGTCCAACTGTTCGTGCTATAGTCATATGCCCATGTCTCTGCTTTAAGTGATGTGCCAGTGTTGCCGCCAAAAAGAATGCACTTTCCGCTATTTTCGTCGTACGCTAAAGCATGTTCTTCAATGCCCCCTGGATTCTGAGATGTTAATTTTTGTGTCCAGGTATTTGTAGAGTAGTCGTAAACCCATGTGTCACTAAGGTGTGTATATCCTGTTCCCACGCCTCCATACATCACAAACACACCGTTTTTCTTATCAAAAACCATTTCATGCCCATATCTCCCAGGTGGGCTTACGGATGGATAGACACTAGACCAGGAATTTGTCCCATAATCATAAACCCATGTATCTGACATACAACTGTTTGTCGATGTGCGTCCACCAAAAAGCACTAATTTGTGGTGCAAGGAATCATATGCCATCGCATATGAATCCCTTGGAGAGGGGGCAGTAACTGGATTCATATTTCGCCAAATGTTAGTTCTCGGATAGTACACCCAGGTTTCGCTATTTAGGGCATTTGTGCTAGTCCTACCTCCAAAAAGAATGAAAACATCTGCTGATTCGTGATAAACTACTTCTATGTGTCTTCTCGCAGAGGGTCTCTCTGTGGGCTCAAGGCAGAACCACTGCAGACTTGTTGCATCAAAAAGCCAGGAATCACTGAGGAGTACTAGAGGATTGTTGCCCGCATGCCCACCCACATAATAAAGATTGTTTCCGTCAGTTGCTACAACATAACCTCCTCTCGCACTTGGCAATGATTGGAAATTCAGTTGTACCCAACTGTTCGTTCCACTATCATAGGTCCATGTCTCGTTTGAAAAACTTTTTTCATCTGCGGAAGTGGCACCACCAAACAGTATAAGCTTTTGAATAGTTGGCGCAAAAACCATTTCAGCCAACCATCTTGGAGTGGGACTCCCTAATGGACTTAGTTTCTGCCAGGTGTTCTGAGCATAGTCATAAGCCCATGTTTCGCTCAAAAGTGAACTCACATTTGCACCACCAAAGAGAATGCATTTCCCAGTTTTCTCATCATACCCAAACGCAGGGTCCTCTGCTTTCGGTGGTGTGTTTTGTGTGATTTTCTGTGTCCATGTGTTTGTACCGTAAGAATATACCCATGTATCGCTTAATCTATTCCAGTTGCTATCCACGCCACCAAACAGCACAAAAACTCCATTTTTCTTGTCGAAGACCATTTCACATCCATACCTACTAGGTGGTTTTACTGATGGATTCATATTTGTCCATGTATTTGTTGAATAGTCATAAACCCATGTATCTGAGTAAAAGGTACTTGTACCTGCAAAGCCGCCAAAAAGTACAATCTTGTGGTTAATTGTATCATAAGCCATGCCAAAAGCAAGCCTTGCTGGTGGCGAGTTTAAAGGGTTCAAAAGCCGCCATGTGTTTGTTTTCGGATTGTATTCCCAGGTCTCACCGCTCTGTTGGTTCGTACCTGTTCTCCCACCAAAGAGAATAAACACACCTGCAATTTCATAGTACACCATTTCGGCCTGATATCTCGCAGACGGTTTTGATTCCTGTGTTAGTGGATACCATGTGTTGGCAGGAATTTCTATACTAGATACCACGTCTCTTTCATGCCTCGCTTTTTCTGCATTCGCCATCGCACTCAATCCAGTGCTGCAAACTAGCAACACCATAAGGAAAGATAACAGTTTCTTCATACTATGTGGCCTCCTTACTCTTCCGAAATATTTCTTCAATATTTAAAGCTATCTTGCCAATAGAAATTCTTTATAACATTTTACATACTCTGCAGCTGTTTTCTCCCACGAATACTTTTTTGCGTGTTCAATTCCTCTATTTTTTATATCCATCTTTAATGCCTCAATTATTCCCTCTGCAAATTCTTTAGGGTCGTTGTTTTTTACATATACAGCAACATCACCTAGAAATTCTCTGTTAAACACCTTGTCCAAAACTACTACCTTGGCACCACATGCCAACGCCTCAAGACAAGATAAGCTCTCTATATATATGCTTGGCCACACAAAAACATCACATGAAGAGTAGTGCCTCCGTAATACTTCCTCTGAAACTACACCGGGTTCAACAATATCAAAACTCTTCTTTTTTATCTCCGCGATCTCTTTCTTTTGTTCTTTCCATATAGTCGGTCCAAACCTAACAAATCGAGATTCTATTCCTTTATCTCGTAAGTATTCAAGTGATCTGGCTACAAGGATAAAATTCTTTCTCGGTTCGTTGCTTCCGACAGAAAGAATATTTATTTTTGAAGGAGAAAAAAATTCTCCCTTTTCCTTTTGTGGATAATATTTTTCATGATCAATTCCGAGTCTTATCACACGAATTTTTGGGGACTTTATATTTGCATATTCTACAAGTTCCCTTTTAGACCATTCACTTATACTAACTATGCACTTTGCCCTTTTCAACGCTAAAATTCTCGTTTGCCAGTCTATTTTGTCCCCTAATCCCTTTATTCCGTATTGAGGCAGTTTAAGTGGCCAGATATCATAATATGTGATAAAATTCGTATTCAGGGTGGCCCAACCAGGGTCGAATGCATGTACTATTTTCGCTTGTGGAAATAGGGTTATTCTTTTCACCCATGTTCTAATGAAATATCCTCTCTGTGCTTCTTTCAGACCTAAAGGAAAGAATGTAACTGATATTCCATTCTCCTGGCAGTATTTCCAGATTAACGGCAAAAGTTTGCGTATTACAGTACCATGACCAGTACCCTCTGGTACTGAAGGTTCAAATATACATGCTATATCTGTTTTTCTCATAAAAGTAATAAAATGCATGATGCATATATTATTTTTCTTTTGTGTTCTCAAGCTATCTGGCACATAAAATTTAAGTTCTCTTGAGTCGCAACGAACATACTCTGAGCAGTTTTATGTCAAGATAGATTGTGCTAAATGCTGGAAATAACACGCTTAAAGCTTTTTACCATGTAATCCAAATCCTCTTCATTGAGATATTGATGACATCCCACATAAAAACCATTTTTACCGATATATTCTGCATTCGGAAGTTTCCCTTCATATTCTTTCTTCATGTGTAAATATGCTGGCTGCTGGGTAGGGATACACCCAAATATAGGGCGGCTTTCAATTCCCTCTGCTTCTAGCAATCTCTGAAATTTAGTTCTAGATACTTTGGTAGTCTCAAGGATAAGGGGATATGCTAAATAACTTACCAACGGGTCAAATTTGGGAATCCTTAAAAAATCAGAGTAGTTAGATAGACAGTCATTTAGATATCTGACATTTTCGCTTCTTTTCTTCACAATTTCGTCTGCCTTTTCTAATTGAACTAAGGCAAGAGCGGGTGCGAATTCCATAAGCTTGAAGTTATACCCGATGATTTCATGCATGAATCTTGGGTCCATTTCTCCGCTCATTTTGGGACAGGTCCCTTTATTTCGGGTGCATAGTAGACAATCACATGCTCTACCATGAGCCTTTACCTTCCTACATATCCTCCAAAATTCTTCGTTGTTTGTGGTGATTGCACCCATCTCTCCCGCCTGAATGTTGTGGGCTATGTAAAATGAGAATGTACCACATAGACCTTTTGAACCTGTTCTGCTACCATCAGGGTATCTAGTTCCATGGGCCTGTGACGAGTCTTCAATCAATGGAATTTTTCTGTCATTTAGGTCGGGGAGTAAATTCGTAACTTCACAATAGTACCCCATCAGGTGAACTGGTAGTACGGCTGCGATATCATCACTCCTACTCTCAATTGCTTGTTTAATATTCTCAGTTGTGATGTTAAAATTATCTAGAGAAATATCTACAAAAAGGGGCGTATACCCTGTCAAAACTATTGAGTTCACGGTTGCAATGTAGGTTACAGGTGTGGTAATAATATATCTTTTTATGTTAAACATATTCTTTATTGCAGTCAGCGTACAAATTAGTGCAGATGTCCCTGAATTTACTCCAACACAATATTTTGTTCCAATGTAATTTGAAAATCCTTTTTCAAATTGTAATAGTTTGTTACCTTCAGATATCCGACCACTATCTATAACTTCCAAGATCGCTTTCCTTTCTTCCTCGCCGATTCTAAAATCTCCCACGGGTATCCATTGTTTCATGAAGTCCACCCCTTTGCTCTACTGTTTTATTTTCCCATACCTCTCCAAATCCGCCTCCACCATTATCTTTACCAGTTCCTTAAAAGTGACTTTCGGTTTCCAACCCAGCACTCTATTTGCCTTAGAGGCATCGCCGCAAAGCACATGCACCTCTGCAGGCCTGTAAAACTTCTGGTCTGTCTTGACATATTTCTCCCAGTTATCGATGCCAGCATACTCGAATGCAAGCTCCACAAATTCTCTGATTGTGTGGGTCTCACCAGTAGCAATTACATAATCATCTGGCTTATCTTGCTGAAGCATCAGCCACATT encodes the following:
- a CDS encoding kelch repeat-containing protein; the protein is MKKLLSFLMVLLVCSTGLSAMANAEKARHERDVVSSIEIPANTWYPLTQESKPSARYQAEMVYYEIAGVFILFGGRTGTNQQSGETWEYNPKTNTWRLLNPLNSPPARLAFGMAYDTINHKIVLFGGFAGTSTFYSDTWVYDYSTNTWTNMNPSVKPPSRYGCEMVFDKKNGVFVLFGGVDSNWNRLSDTWVYSYGTNTWTQKITQNTPPKAEDPAFGYDEKTGKCILFGGANVSSLLSETWAYDYAQNTWQKLSPLGSPTPRWLAEMVFAPTIQKLILFGGATSADEKSFSNETWTYDSGTNSWVQLNFQSLPSARGGYVVATDGNNLYYVGGHAGNNPLVLLSDSWLFDATSLQWFCLEPTERPSARRHIEVVYHESADVFILFGGRTSTNALNSETWVYYPRTNIWRNMNPVTAPSPRDSYAMAYDSLHHKLVLFGGRTSTNSCMSDTWVYDYGTNSWSSVYPSVSPPGRYGHEMVFDKKNGVFVMYGGVGTGYTHLSDTWVYDYSTNTWTQKLTSQNPGGIEEHALAYDENSGKCILFGGNTGTSLKAETWAYDYSTNSWTKLPTSIAPSGRWVAKMSYVSVHQKIILFGGACGVSGSPYSNETWAYSYSANTWILLNLSKVPQARGAHALATDGKSVYVFYGDAGAYPTQPFNDTWVLNLGTAPSPPRNLVAKAGHGKIFLQWETPGSDGGSPITSYKIYRGTSSGNLTYLTTVGNQLNYTDAAVTVGTTYYYAVSAVNTIGESGLSNEASATPLSPSVPSVPRNFTVVSSFENVTLGWEPPLDDGGTPVIGYRLYRGNTSTNLLLYAELGNQLTYKDTNVSVGKVYYYALSALNNIGEGNKTGVLEAEVYGYGVPSSPRNLVAEIGDRKITLSWIQPASDGGSAITNYRIYRSTASGTETPFAIIGNFTTYTDTNVTAGTTYYYQVAAINAIGEGNKSNEANATAATTPAPPKNLTGYFDAAGSVVRIAWQPPSDTGGIQISGYKVYRGLVSGAETYLDSVSALAYVDATVQFGRTYYYVVRAYNTVGESPASNEISVLTGYLPSQPRFLTASVLDKNVTLTWVMPLDTGYFPITNYRIYRGTEPGNLSLIAVNANITSYTDTLSTGGTYYYAVSAVNAVGEGAKSDVVSASVIGAPGKVRNLTAEGKAGKIVLTWEAPLSDGGSQITNYQVYRGMSPDNLSLLATLGVQYSYTDTNIISGTDYFYAVSAVNGYGEGLLSDVVSAKAIGVPGKAQYLEAVAGNGTVNLSWYPPLSDGGSQIIKYNIYRGLNETNLTKIAEVNTTTYMDKNLKNGVRYYYAVSAENAAGESEKAIVSVVPFTVPGKVLNLRVVSKLLWITLEWSKPTDDGGSNITAYRIYRWVDGENETLLEEVSAGNTTYIDISVEPGKSYHYRVSAVNGAGEGEKSNEITATVETGEAIVNTCILGILLVVIAGIVVVVLLIYFLFLRKKKAKPEMQRAQQKNRQY
- a CDS encoding glycosyltransferase, which produces MRKTDIACIFEPSVPEGTGHGTVIRKLLPLIWKYCQENGISVTFFPLGLKEAQRGYFIRTWVKRITLFPQAKIVHAFDPGWATLNTNFITYYDIWPLKLPQYGIKGLGDKIDWQTRILALKRAKCIVSISEWSKRELVEYANIKSPKIRVIRLGIDHEKYYPQKEKGEFFSPSKINILSVGSNEPRKNFILVARSLEYLRDKGIESRFVRFGPTIWKEQKKEIAEIKKKSFDIVEPGVVSEEVLRRHYSSCDVFVWPSIYIESLSCLEALACGAKVVVLDKVFNREFLGDVAVYVKNNDPKEFAEGIIEALKMDIKNRGIEHAKKYSWEKTAAEYVKCYKEFLLAR
- a CDS encoding DegT/DnrJ/EryC1/StrS family aminotransferase: MKQWIPVGDFRIGEEERKAILEVIDSGRISEGNKLLQFEKGFSNYIGTKYCVGVNSGTSALICTLTAIKNMFNIKRYIITTPVTYIATVNSIVLTGYTPLFVDISLDNFNITTENIKQAIESRSDDIAAVLPVHLMGYYCEVTNLLPDLNDRKIPLIEDSSQAHGTRYPDGSRTGSKGLCGTFSFYIAHNIQAGEMGAITTNNEEFWRICRKVKAHGRACDCLLCTRNKGTCPKMSGEMDPRFMHEIIGYNFKLMEFAPALALVQLEKADEIVKKRSENVRYLNDCLSNYSDFLRIPKFDPLVSYLAYPLILETTKVSRTKFQRLLEAEGIESRPIFGCIPTQQPAYLHMKKEYEGKLPNAEYIGKNGFYVGCHQYLNEEDLDYMVKSFKRVISSI